The Litchfieldia alkalitelluris genome has a window encoding:
- a CDS encoding SpoIID/LytB domain-containing protein, producing the protein MKKFLAIFFSIILVISSLPILPAETNAQGTEPKVQVKLVKYLGNQTQITFKPNGDYLIDSNQTKLLSGKTYSIKIENGSLSLYEGTTKISVPTPFSILPTAYNNTYTINGRVYHGEMEFTIEKGFVRPINTLLIEDYLKGVVPHEMYGSWNKEALKVQAVAARTYAITKTNKIIDDTISYQVYGGYQWHENSTAAVNETAGEIVTINGSPISAVYSATNGGRTESNANAWGSTLVSYLPVQNDPFDPGNETWNQWNISLKKQQIDTSKLDLNNYHSWWSSAIEADTVMMTNIKKWLGTNGYAGKDIKIVSVPKLVLHTPTSGGRVSKGDITIQFFVKDRLDASGQLELITLQQVNATAARIRAMVGLSIMKSYLVTSQTETADNLTVIGQGNGHGVGMSQWGAKRRADAGHSYQQILSFYYPGTTLVKRYNLANREIVAPAPTPAPTPAPTPAPTPAPTPAPTPAPTPAPTPAPTPAPTPAPTPAPTPAPAPTPTAPSVDKTAPVVKSVKTTLDYGKKSASSSFHVNEAATVTMTVTNSKGTVVSKVTTKQSVKAGTHKRSWKIDKLGNGTYTVKIVAVDSSKNKTTKKETVKIFKPKTGTVTATTLNVRAKPSTTSKILGKLKKNAKVTIVATEGSWYKIKYGKSHGYVHKNYIK; encoded by the coding sequence ATGAAAAAGTTTCTTGCAATCTTTTTTTCTATCATTCTAGTAATTAGTAGTCTCCCGATTTTACCAGCAGAAACAAATGCACAAGGCACTGAACCTAAGGTTCAAGTGAAGCTTGTAAAGTATCTAGGGAATCAAACCCAAATCACATTTAAACCTAATGGCGATTATCTAATTGACTCAAATCAAACAAAGCTGTTGAGTGGGAAAACTTATTCGATTAAGATTGAAAATGGTTCGCTTTCTTTGTATGAAGGGACTACAAAAATAAGTGTTCCGACACCATTTTCTATTTTACCAACTGCTTATAATAACACTTATACAATTAATGGACGAGTATATCATGGTGAAATGGAATTTACGATTGAAAAGGGATTTGTTCGACCGATTAATACCTTATTGATTGAGGATTATTTAAAGGGTGTTGTGCCACATGAAATGTATGGGTCATGGAATAAAGAAGCACTAAAGGTTCAAGCGGTAGCTGCGAGAACATATGCTATAACAAAAACTAACAAAATCATTGATGACACGATTAGTTATCAAGTGTATGGTGGGTACCAATGGCATGAAAATTCAACAGCAGCAGTAAACGAAACAGCTGGTGAAATAGTAACGATCAATGGAAGCCCAATTAGCGCAGTGTATTCGGCAACAAACGGTGGGAGAACCGAGTCAAATGCCAATGCATGGGGTTCAACACTTGTATCTTACTTACCTGTTCAAAATGATCCATTTGATCCAGGAAATGAAACCTGGAATCAGTGGAATATCTCATTGAAAAAACAACAAATTGATACGTCTAAGCTTGATTTAAATAATTATCATTCATGGTGGTCATCAGCTATTGAGGCTGATACGGTGATGATGACAAATATTAAAAAGTGGTTAGGGACTAATGGTTATGCAGGCAAGGATATTAAAATTGTCTCTGTTCCAAAATTAGTTCTACACACTCCCACCTCTGGTGGACGTGTATCAAAAGGAGATATCACAATTCAATTTTTTGTGAAGGATCGATTAGATGCATCAGGTCAACTAGAGTTAATAACATTACAACAAGTAAATGCAACGGCAGCAAGAATTCGTGCCATGGTTGGATTAAGCATAATGAAAAGTTATTTAGTCACATCTCAAACCGAAACGGCTGACAACCTTACTGTTATAGGCCAAGGAAATGGTCATGGAGTCGGAATGAGTCAATGGGGTGCAAAGCGACGCGCTGATGCGGGACATTCATATCAACAGATTCTATCATTCTATTATCCTGGAACAACACTGGTTAAACGATATAACTTAGCAAACCGTGAAATAGTTGCACCGGCACCGACACCAGCACCGACACCAGCACCGACACCAGCACCGACACCAGCACCGACACCAGCACCGACACCAGCACCGACACCGGCACCGACACCAGCACCGACACCGGCACCGACACCAGCACCGACACCAGCACCGACACCGGCACCAGCACCAACACCGACAGCGCCATCAGTCGATAAAACAGCACCGGTTGTGAAAAGTGTGAAGACAACATTGGATTATGGAAAGAAATCTGCCAGCTCCTCATTTCATGTAAATGAAGCTGCTACTGTAACAATGACTGTAACTAACAGTAAAGGAACTGTGGTTAGTAAAGTAACTACAAAACAATCTGTTAAAGCAGGAACGCATAAACGTTCATGGAAAATTGATAAGCTCGGAAACGGAACCTACACAGTGAAAATTGTTGCGGTTGACTCAAGCAAAAATAAGACAACCAAAAAAGAAACCGTAAAAATATTCAAACCTAAAACTGGCACAGTCACAGCAACCACGCTAAATGTCCGAGCGAAACCTTCAACAACCTCTAAAATACTAGGTAAGTTAAAGAAAAATGCAAAGGTGACTATCGTGGCAACAGAAGGGTCATGGTATAAAATTAAATACGGTAAGTCACATGGATACGTTCACAAAAATTATATAAAATAA
- a CDS encoding cupin domain-containing protein: MKIYNFSKEVGNGITMYDSQFVMSRILVTEKPARIGCMYLEENGVIGYHLATVPQLLLIVSGEGWVTGAEGETVRVTAGEAVFWGAGEGHETTTETGLTAIVIESEDLNPSLLMSEREE, translated from the coding sequence ATGAAGATTTATAATTTTTCCAAAGAGGTTGGCAATGGGATAACGATGTACGATTCTCAGTTTGTGATGTCTCGGATTTTGGTGACGGAAAAGCCTGCCCGGATAGGGTGTATGTATTTAGAGGAGAATGGTGTAATTGGCTATCATTTGGCAACCGTTCCGCAGTTACTATTAATTGTATCAGGAGAAGGTTGGGTTACTGGAGCAGAAGGTGAGACGGTTCGAGTAACAGCCGGAGAGGCAGTCTTTTGGGGAGCCGGGGAAGGTCATGAAACAACAACAGAAACAGGATTAACCGCTATTGTAATCGAATCTGAGGATTTAAATCCTTCTCTATTAATGTCTGAAAGAGAGGAATAA
- a CDS encoding DJ-1/PfpI family protein — protein MSKRKALVLIFPGYCEFEIAVAISMLRRTHDIFTCALQDEPCRSEAGLVTVSDFKVSDLQQIEEFEILLIPGGDLKPIADHEELFSWVRKFSEAGKVVGAICSGIYVLAKANLLNDCLYTATLSREQRHFLGGFKEENFRYQPTVVSNKIVTAQGHGFVQFGIDVSRLVKEVSMEEIDFYQGRRNSYMEGEGEVI, from the coding sequence ATGTCTAAAAGAAAAGCTCTTGTTCTCATCTTTCCAGGATATTGTGAATTTGAAATTGCGGTTGCAATATCGATGTTGAGAAGAACACATGACATTTTTACGTGTGCTTTACAAGACGAGCCTTGTAGATCAGAGGCAGGACTCGTTACTGTGTCAGATTTTAAAGTAAGCGACTTACAACAAATAGAAGAGTTTGAGATTCTCCTCATACCTGGAGGCGATTTAAAACCAATAGCGGATCATGAAGAATTATTTAGTTGGGTGAGAAAGTTCTCTGAAGCAGGAAAAGTTGTCGGAGCAATTTGCAGCGGGATATATGTGTTGGCGAAAGCAAATCTCTTAAATGATTGCTTATACACGGCTACATTATCGAGAGAGCAGCGTCATTTTCTAGGCGGTTTTAAGGAAGAAAATTTTCGATATCAGCCAACGGTCGTAAGTAACAAGATTGTCACTGCTCAGGGACATGGATTTGTTCAATTTGGGATTGATGTTAGTCGTCTTGTTAAAGAAGTTAGTATGGAGGAAATTGATTTTTATCAAGGGAGAAGGAATTCATATATGGAGGGTGAGGGTGAGGTGATTTGA
- a CDS encoding RNA polymerase sigma factor translates to MKMEHELIKRQINDWYLEYSNDIYQYVLFMIRDHSQAKDIMQDTFLRAYSNIDSFHGGNVKSWLLRIARNLTIDYIRKKKPMSLIFEAIPLIKDNSLSPDQTVTLNETEKELYHALGKIKRTYREVIILRKIKELSVKETSDLLGWSESKVKTTLLRAMAALKTQLEQEGYKHETI, encoded by the coding sequence ATGAAGATGGAGCATGAATTGATTAAGCGGCAAATCAATGATTGGTATCTTGAATATAGTAATGATATTTATCAATATGTGTTATTTATGATCCGGGACCATAGCCAGGCCAAAGATATAATGCAGGATACGTTTCTTCGTGCTTATTCTAATATTGATTCCTTTCATGGCGGGAATGTGAAGAGTTGGTTGCTTCGGATTGCGCGCAACCTGACGATCGATTATATCCGTAAGAAAAAGCCGATGTCCCTCATTTTTGAAGCAATTCCATTAATTAAGGATAACAGCCTTTCACCAGATCAAACGGTGACCTTGAACGAAACCGAGAAAGAGCTGTATCATGCTCTTGGTAAAATAAAAAGAACGTACCGTGAAGTGATTATTTTACGAAAAATTAAGGAGCTATCTGTAAAGGAAACATCAGATCTTCTTGGATGGTCGGAAAGTAAAGTGAAAACTACGCTATTAAGAGCAATGGCGGCATTAAAAACTCAGCTAGAACAGGAGGGCTATAAGCATGAAACCATATAA
- a CDS encoding MarR family winged helix-turn-helix transcriptional regulator, whose protein sequence is MRLSFQDYISIKIHQTDLSLTSFVKSKLEPFNLAPEQNLIMMLLWEKDGITQNQLVESLEKDKTNIARMASSLEKKGFIQRIHCPNDRRSVRLYLTQAGKELGEKVIPIAEEFNEIVCKGITEEEILELERLLGKINENVQRLI, encoded by the coding sequence TTGAGGTTATCGTTTCAAGATTATATAAGTATCAAAATTCATCAAACTGACTTAAGTTTAACAAGCTTTGTTAAGTCTAAATTAGAGCCTTTTAACCTTGCACCGGAGCAAAATTTAATCATGATGCTGCTATGGGAAAAAGATGGAATCACTCAAAATCAGCTTGTTGAAAGCTTGGAAAAAGATAAAACCAATATTGCAAGAATGGCATCCAGTCTTGAAAAAAAGGGATTTATTCAACGAATCCATTGTCCCAATGACCGTCGTTCAGTGAGGTTATATCTAACGCAAGCTGGCAAAGAGCTTGGTGAAAAAGTCATTCCGATTGCAGAAGAGTTTAATGAGATTGTTTGCAAAGGGATCACCGAGGAAGAAATTCTTGAACTCGAAAGACTCCTTGGTAAAATTAATGAGAATGTTCAGAGGCTAATTTAG
- a CDS encoding NAD(P)/FAD-dependent oxidoreductase: MYDIVIIGGGPAGVSGAIFSAKAGKKTLVLDSGKSMTTRAWVENHYGVNEVAGPDLIETGKKQASKFGAEIVEGAVVNITKEDEGFTVATENQEFKAKHILLATGALTDLADKIGVKIVPGTEPRIKSIVEVDKDGRTNIDGIWAAGTVAGVSVHTIVTAGNGAAVAINIISELNGERYVDHDILK; encoded by the coding sequence ATGTATGATATCGTCATTATTGGTGGAGGACCTGCTGGAGTAAGTGGAGCAATTTTTTCAGCAAAGGCAGGTAAAAAAACGTTAGTTCTTGATAGCGGTAAAAGTATGACAACACGTGCTTGGGTAGAAAACCATTATGGTGTGAACGAAGTGGCTGGACCTGATCTGATTGAGACTGGGAAAAAGCAAGCAAGCAAATTTGGTGCTGAAATCGTTGAAGGTGCTGTTGTAAACATCACAAAAGAAGACGAAGGATTCACGGTTGCGACTGAAAACCAAGAATTCAAGGCAAAGCATATATTACTAGCAACAGGTGCTTTAACAGATCTTGCTGATAAAATTGGTGTGAAAATCGTTCCAGGAACAGAGCCAAGAATCAAGTCAATCGTTGAAGTCGATAAAGATGGCCGCACAAACATCGATGGAATTTGGGCAGCTGGAACAGTGGCTGGAGTAAGTGTACACACAATTGTAACAGCTGGAAATGGTGCAGCGGTTGCTATTAATATCATTAGTGAATTAAATGGTGAGCGTTATGTTGACCATGATATCTTAAAGTAA
- a CDS encoding DUF2711 family protein — MKIKLSNNQAYRYYYKKNEVGVVMTNSPRILPPPHKYAVCAPADIPIREYYKDVLEVVYLFYHPFLTSGSKTVSWETFLHSSGLNDLKQLDIGLRTIITGLKKKYADYHASKITLEVCEEKGYTLPSEGVFPTTIMNDIFSSIQKLGHDWLWCGDEHGTERKLEHIDDLANDENIYIHCRNLFTYDHQLLITTHWDSHFSMLCSNSRTVQDIVENCKLEGFYCGDTTEIYWSIFG, encoded by the coding sequence ATGAAAATCAAGTTGTCAAACAATCAAGCTTACCGTTATTATTATAAAAAAAATGAAGTAGGTGTTGTGATGACAAATTCACCACGTATCTTACCACCTCCTCATAAATACGCTGTTTGTGCTCCGGCAGATATTCCGATTAGGGAGTATTACAAAGATGTGTTAGAAGTAGTTTATCTATTTTATCATCCTTTTTTAACTTCTGGCTCTAAAACGGTCAGTTGGGAGACGTTCTTACATTCATCCGGGTTGAATGATTTAAAGCAGTTAGATATCGGTCTACGCACCATCATTACTGGTCTAAAAAAGAAGTACGCCGATTACCATGCTTCCAAAATTACTTTAGAAGTGTGCGAAGAAAAAGGATATACCTTGCCTTCTGAGGGGGTATTCCCGACTACGATTATGAATGACATATTTTCAAGCATTCAAAAACTAGGACATGATTGGCTTTGGTGTGGTGATGAACATGGCACTGAACGGAAGCTAGAGCATATCGATGATCTTGCAAACGATGAAAATATATATATCCATTGCCGAAACTTATTCACCTATGATCACCAATTGTTGATTACAACTCACTGGGATAGCCACTTTTCCATGCTTTGCTCAAATAGTAGAACTGTACAGGACATCGTTGAAAACTGTAAGCTAGAAGGATTTTATTGTGGTGATACGACTGAGATTTACTGGAGTATTTTTGGTTGA
- a CDS encoding FMN-dependent NADH-azoreductase: MANVLFIKANSRPIEQAVSVKLYHTFLDQYKASHPEDTVTELDLFEENLPYYDNDKINGMFKLGRGMDLTESEKQATDVVNKYLNQFLEADKVVIAFPLWNLTVPAVLHTYLDYLAQAGKTFRYTAEGPEGLLGDKEVVLLNARGGVYSEGPAQSVEMAVNYVTAMLNFWGVQNIKSVIIEGHNQFPDQAEAIIEEGLNNAKKLADQF; the protein is encoded by the coding sequence ATGGCAAATGTATTATTTATTAAAGCAAATTCAAGACCCATCGAACAGGCGGTTAGTGTAAAGCTGTATCACACATTTCTTGATCAATATAAAGCATCACATCCAGAAGACACAGTAACAGAGCTTGATTTATTTGAAGAAAATCTACCATATTATGATAATGATAAAATTAATGGGATGTTCAAGCTTGGAAGAGGGATGGATTTAACTGAATCTGAGAAGCAAGCAACAGATGTAGTGAATAAATATCTAAATCAATTTCTTGAGGCTGACAAGGTTGTGATTGCATTCCCACTTTGGAATTTAACAGTACCTGCAGTTTTACACACATATTTAGATTATCTAGCACAAGCTGGTAAAACGTTCCGCTACACAGCAGAAGGTCCAGAAGGTTTACTAGGTGACAAAGAGGTTGTTCTTTTAAATGCAAGAGGCGGAGTCTACTCAGAGGGTCCAGCGCAATCCGTGGAAATGGCTGTGAACTATGTAACAGCGATGTTAAACTTCTGGGGTGTTCAAAACATTAAGTCAGTGATCATTGAAGGTCACAATCAATTTCCTGATCAAGCAGAAGCAATTATTGAAGAAGG